In the Pithys albifrons albifrons isolate INPA30051 chromosome 3, PitAlb_v1, whole genome shotgun sequence genome, one interval contains:
- the TRNT1 gene encoding CCA tRNA nucleotidyltransferase 1, mitochondrial has translation MRLQAPQFSALFTPGLRSVAELFEKKNYELRIAGGAVRDLLSGVTPQDIDFATTATPAEMKELFTSAGVRLINNKGEKHGTITARLHEENFEITTLRIDVATDGRHAEVQFTTDWHKDAERRDLTINSMFLGLDGTLYDFFNGYEDLKSKKIRFVGRASERIQEDYLRILRYFRFYGRIAEKPGDHEPTTLQAIKENAKGLAGISGERIWVELKKILVGNHVNHLVQLMYELDIAQYIGLPPDGNLEEFARVTKNIQHLSPKPMTVLASLFKGKDDVTNLDLRLKISKEEKNLGLFLVKHRQELTKAVGLEPLRPYQDFLMDSREANTNSKIFELLKYQGEEQLLKAMQEWTVPTFPVSGHDLRKMGVTSGKEIGTALQQLREEWKRSGYHMDKEELLSCLKRL, from the exons ATGAGGCTGCAGGCACCGCAGTTCAGCGCGCTCTTCACGCCGGGGCTGCGCAGCGTGGCCG aaCTGTTTGAGAAGAAGAACTATGAGCTGAGAATAGCAGGAGGGGCCGTGAGGGATTTGCTGAGTGGAGTCACCCCCCAGGACATCGACTTTGCCACCACAGCCACCCCAGCAGAGATGAAGGAGCTGTTCACCTCGGCTGGAGTGCGGCTGATCAACAACAAGGGAGAGAAACACGGCACCATCACAGCCAGG CTCCATGAGGAGAATTTTGAGATCACCACTCTCCGCATAGACGTGGCCACCGATGGACGCCACGCCGAGGTGCAGTTCACCACAGACTGGCACAAGGACGCCGAGAGGAGGGACCTCACCATCAACTCCATGTTCTTAG gtTTGGATGGGACActgtatgatttttttaatggctaTGAGGActtgaaaagcaagaaaatcagATTTGTTGGGAGGGCAAGTGAGAGAATACAAGAAGATTATTTACGAATCCTCAGATATTTCAG ATTTTATGGAAGAATTGCAGAGAAACCTGGAGATCATGAACCTACTACACTGCAGGCAATTAAAGAGAATGCCAAAGGTTTGGCTGGAATATCAGGAGAAAGGATTTGGgtggaactgaaaaaaattcttgttgGAAACCACGTAAACCATTTGGTTCAACTTATGTATGAGCTGGATATTGCCCAATACATAG GGCTCCCACCTGATGGGAATTTAGAGGAGTTTGCCAGAGTCACTAAAAATATCCAGCATCTCTCTCCAAAACCAATGACTGTCCTGGCATCCTTGTTCAAGGGGAAGGATGATGTCACTAACCTTGACCTGAGGCTGAAAATctccaaagaggaaaaaaacctgggcCTTTTCCTAGTGAAGCACAGGCAGGAATTAACCAAAGCTGTGGGGCTGGAACCCCTGAGGCCATACCAGGATTTCTTGATGGAT TCTAGGGAAGCCAACACAAATTCCAAGATCTTTGAGCTCCTGAAGTACCAAGGGGAAGAACAGCTTTTGAAAGCAATGCAGGAATGGACTGTTCCCACATTCCCTGTCAGTGGCCACGACCTGAGGAAGATGGGAGTGACCTCTGGGAAAGAAATTGgaacagcactgcagcagctgagggaggagtGGAAGAGGAGTGGGTACCACATGGATAAAGAGGAACTGCTGAGTTGCCTGAAGAGGTTGTAA
- the IL5RA gene encoding interleukin-5 receptor subunit alpha — translation CLALLIAHLKMKASGVQVWLILLWTTSSAQPNISQAAGAEVLPPVNFTLTVSALAQVLLRWEPNPDQEQKNYTIRYEVKILSPVPEEYDTAQLRSVRTAALHGGFSARVRTLLLHRELQHSSAWVEEQLPPLPGAPGTSITNLSCVTHITIAGTVSLHCTWLPGQGAPEDTQYFLFYRYKNYTEECPNYVKDKWHRNTECSFPGTHIDPEEVDDIVIHVNGSSKRAAIKPFQQLFKQNAIEKVNIPRNITVSLEQNDLLATWEKPISPFNEKCFEYEFSLVNLRSGNKQILRISQSPFRLRIDTTSRYSVQLRANHHPWCGRGVWSDWSEVIYVGHNKLENSAFWILTVLCVSTACTFLLVAAICKVNRVWIKLFPPIPTPNNKFRDPFPVDYERARTCTSDTETEFSSFAEDLSCRALDDSVF, via the exons TGCCTGGCCCTGCTCATTGCCCATCTAAAGATGAAGGCCAGTGGGGTGCAAGTTTGGCTGATCCTCCTTTGGAcaaccagctctgctcagccaaacatctcccaggctgcaggag CTGAGGTTCTCCCACCTGTTAACTTCACCCTGACAGTCTCTGCCTTAGCACAAGTTCTGCTACGCTGGGAACCAAACCCTGATCAGGAGCAGAAGAACTACACCATCAGATACGAGGTGAAAATCCTAAGCCCTGTGCCTGAAGAG TACGACACGGCTCAGCTGCGCAGTGTCCGCACGGCCGCGCTCCACGGCGGCTTCTCGGCGCGGGTCCGCACcctgctgctccacagggagctgcagcacagcagtgcctgggtggaggagcagctcccacccctgccag gagctccagggacATCCATCACCAACTTGTCCTGTGTCACTCACATCACCATTGCTGGCACTGTCTCCCTCCACTGCACTTGGCTGCCTGGCCAAGGGGCACCAGAAGACACCCAGTACTTTCTGTTCTACAG GTACAAGAACTACACTGAAGAGTGTCCCAATTATGTCAAAGACAAGTGGCACAGGAATACTGAGTGCAGCTTTCCAGGGACTCACATTGATCCTGAGGAGGTTGATGACATTGTAATCCACGTTAATGGCTCCAGCAAACGTGCTGCAATCAAGCCTTTCCAGCAGTTATTTAAGCAAAATGCCATCG agAAGGTGAATATTCCCAGAAATATCACAGTATCCTTGGAGCAAAACGACCTCCTGGCCACCTGGGAGAAGCCAATTTCTCCTTTCAATGAGAAATGCTTTGAATATGAATTTTCCCTCGTCAACCTGAGGTCAGGGAACAAGCAG ATCCTGAGAATCTCCCAGAGCCCGTTCCGGCTGCGGATCGACACCACCAGCAGGTACTCGGTGCAGCTCCGAGCCAACCACCACCCCTGGTGTGGCAGAGGGGTCTGGAGTGACTGGAGTGAAGTGATTTATGTGG GGCACAACAAACTGGAGAATTCTGCATTCTGGATCCTCACTGTGCTTTGTGTGTCCACAGCCTGCACGTTCCTGCTTGTTGCTGCAATATGCAAAGT AAACCGTGTCTGGATCAAACTCTTTCCACCAATTCCAACACCAAACAACAAATTCCGAGATCCCTTCCCAGTTGACTATGAG